In Paenibacillus sp. BIC5C1, a genomic segment contains:
- a CDS encoding sensor histidine kinase translates to MKLFLRDQLPLIGFYLLQMLLVPCVYWLSGEDRPMRIVFYGMFLSTVVLLVYLTVRYFQLHPYYRVLQQPQRLVQEPFQSLGNAPVANSLQELMHELERNRQNEMGQLRIHSEQQVVFMNRWVHQMKTPLSIIQLTLEDVDDDKTAGSIQDELDKMRKGLEMVLHSSRLEQFEGDFRVELLSLPEVVRSSVAENRRLFIRRGITPDIRMDNELQVYSDSKWLRFMFTQILTNAVNYSDSKAGKKVMITGYVEEERIVLDIQDQGIGISAEDIQRVFNPYFTGERGRQYHESTGMGLYLVREISSRLGNQIELFSKPDEGTLVRFSWINRK, encoded by the coding sequence ATGAAACTGTTCTTAAGAGATCAGCTACCCCTCATCGGATTTTATTTGCTGCAAATGCTGCTTGTCCCATGTGTATATTGGCTTTCAGGTGAGGATCGCCCCATGAGAATTGTTTTTTATGGCATGTTTTTGAGTACAGTGGTATTGCTCGTTTATCTGACCGTGCGTTATTTCCAACTCCATCCATATTACCGCGTGCTCCAGCAGCCACAACGGCTGGTACAGGAGCCTTTCCAATCACTCGGTAATGCCCCTGTGGCTAATTCTTTACAGGAATTGATGCATGAACTGGAGCGTAACCGTCAGAATGAGATGGGTCAATTGCGTATTCATAGTGAGCAGCAGGTTGTATTTATGAACCGTTGGGTCCATCAGATGAAGACCCCCTTGTCCATTATTCAGTTGACCCTGGAAGATGTGGATGATGATAAAACGGCAGGCAGCATACAGGATGAGCTGGATAAAATGCGCAAAGGGTTGGAAATGGTACTTCATTCTTCACGCCTGGAACAGTTCGAAGGGGATTTTCGCGTAGAGCTTCTGTCTCTACCCGAGGTGGTTCGAAGCAGCGTAGCCGAGAATCGACGTTTGTTTATTCGCAGAGGAATTACGCCGGATATCCGAATGGACAACGAGCTTCAAGTCTATAGTGACTCCAAATGGCTGCGGTTCATGTTTACCCAGATTTTGACCAATGCCGTCAATTACTCAGATAGCAAAGCAGGTAAAAAAGTCATGATTACTGGCTATGTTGAGGAAGAACGAATCGTATTAGATATTCAGGATCAGGGTATCGGCATATCGGCTGAAGATATTCAACGTGTGTTTAATCCTTACTTCACCGGAGAACGGGGAAGACAGTATCATGAATCTACGGGTATGGGACTGTATCTGGTCCGTGAGATCAGTAGCCGTTTGGGTAACCAGATTGAATTGTTCTCCAAGCCGGATGAAGGAACATTGGTCCGATTCAGCTGGATCAATCGAAAATAG
- a CDS encoding response regulator transcription factor produces the protein MQSILLVEDDAKLAGLLAAYLIRNGFQVQIVTDFRHVLDEFMQIGPDLVLMDVNLPQFDGYYWCRQIRSHSICPFLFISARDSGMDQVMALEHGADDYITKPFQYEVVLAKVRSHLRRAYGMYAAVQPEMKVKNGSMLLYPERYVLEFDGRSVELTQKESILVEALMAKAGRVVGRERLLELMWEDQHFIDDNTLNVYITRVRRKLKDLGAEEVLETVRGAGYRLLDLESPVQEDRQ, from the coding sequence ATGCAATCCATATTATTGGTTGAAGATGATGCGAAGCTCGCCGGACTGCTGGCGGCATATCTGATCCGAAACGGTTTTCAAGTGCAGATTGTGACAGATTTCCGTCATGTTTTGGATGAATTCATGCAGATCGGCCCGGATTTGGTATTAATGGATGTGAATCTGCCTCAGTTTGATGGCTACTACTGGTGCAGACAGATCCGTTCGCATTCCATATGTCCCTTTCTATTTATTTCGGCTCGTGACAGTGGCATGGATCAGGTTATGGCGCTGGAACATGGTGCGGATGATTATATTACGAAGCCTTTCCAATATGAGGTCGTACTTGCTAAAGTTCGTAGCCATCTGCGTAGAGCATATGGGATGTATGCAGCTGTTCAACCAGAAATGAAAGTGAAAAATGGCTCTATGCTACTGTACCCCGAAAGATATGTGCTGGAGTTCGATGGTCGTTCCGTGGAGCTGACACAGAAGGAATCCATATTGGTTGAAGCGCTGATGGCCAAGGCAGGTCGGGTAGTAGGCCGGGAACGTTTACTTGAACTGATGTGGGAAGATCAGCATTTTATTGATGATAATACGTTGAATGTGTACATTACACGTGTTCGCCGCAAGCTGAAGGATCTGGGGGCTGAAGAAGTTTTGGAAACCGTTCGCGGAGCGGGCTACCGATTGCTTGATTTGGAGTCACCTGTCCAAGAGGACCGTCAATGA
- a CDS encoding sugar kinase, producing the protein MRLGKASQTVTTHTAGREPMTEYKLILVKRRTRLEELVVRYNTVQQAQFYIERLGADFSDYLEEDRRYYHSVQQAQLQLSQLGRVQTIDREHVPNFIFGAQDIVVVIGQDGLVANTLKYVTEQPLIGVNPDPMRWDGVLLPFTVEDLSFIIPDVIRKRRSLKEVTLAKVELNDGQYLYGVNDLFIGRKTHVSARYEVRMGSSVEQQSSSGVIVSTGMGSTGWFKSVLAGAAGVVGSEAWQHIQSGEAFIPNRDSISSHSNSNSKGKGYSEAHTAVTASAQGSMSSMNHFGWDAPYLYFTVREPFPSRTTAANLVFGQIHPNQPLQVVSQMPEDGVIFSDGVEQDFLEFNSGVEATIGLAEKRGRLVV; encoded by the coding sequence ATGAGACTTGGGAAGGCAAGCCAGACTGTAACCACACACACTGCGGGAAGAGAACCAATGACCGAATACAAGTTGATTCTAGTCAAACGCAGAACGAGGCTGGAAGAATTGGTGGTCCGCTATAACACAGTCCAACAGGCCCAGTTCTATATTGAACGTCTGGGAGCTGACTTCAGTGATTACCTGGAGGAAGACAGACGTTATTATCATTCCGTGCAGCAGGCCCAGCTGCAGCTTAGCCAACTGGGCCGGGTTCAGACGATTGATCGGGAACATGTACCCAACTTTATTTTTGGAGCGCAAGATATTGTGGTAGTGATTGGGCAAGACGGACTTGTTGCCAATACGCTTAAGTACGTAACCGAGCAGCCGCTCATTGGTGTAAATCCTGATCCGATGCGTTGGGATGGGGTACTGCTGCCATTTACTGTGGAGGATCTGAGCTTCATTATACCTGATGTGATTCGTAAACGTCGCTCGCTGAAAGAAGTGACTCTGGCCAAAGTGGAGCTGAATGATGGGCAGTATCTCTATGGCGTCAACGATCTTTTCATTGGCCGAAAGACGCATGTATCTGCTCGTTACGAAGTTCGTATGGGTTCATCGGTAGAACAACAATCCTCCAGCGGAGTGATTGTATCCACGGGAATGGGATCGACTGGCTGGTTCAAAAGTGTGCTAGCAGGTGCTGCCGGAGTCGTGGGCTCGGAAGCGTGGCAGCACATCCAATCGGGTGAAGCGTTCATCCCCAATAGAGATAGCATAAGCTCTCATTCAAACTCAAACTCTAAAGGAAAAGGTTATTCAGAAGCACATACCGCGGTTACAGCGTCTGCACAGGGAAGCATGAGTAGCATGAATCACTTCGGCTGGGATGCACCTTATCTATATTTTACAGTACGTGAACCTTTCCCCAGCCGGACGACTGCAGCCAATCTGGTGTTCGGACAGATTCATCCGAACCAGCCTTTGCAGGTTGTCTCCCAGATGCCGGAGGACGGTGTTATTTTCAGTGACGGGGTAGAACAGGACTTTCTCGAATTTAATTCCGGAGTGGAAGCAACTATTGGCTTGGCAGAGAAACGTGGACGTTTGGTGGTCTAA